DNA from Prunus persica cultivar Lovell chromosome G6, Prunus_persica_NCBIv2, whole genome shotgun sequence:
TAGTAATCAACAACTGCtggggaaaaataaaataaaataaaataaaatccttaTCTTCCACTTATCTCTCGGCTTCACATGCATATAATAGTAGGCgtgaaatttttaataattataattgCTCCATACCATTGTTCTGAGAAATGTAACACTAGCCCAACTTCGCAAGGCCCAAATTATATCATGCGAGGAGTTTGTCCTCTAAAGTTATCCATGTTTAGTTTGTCTTTATTTTACATTCTAATGGCATTATATGCATTTATATCAGCACTGGGAAGAGGCCTCCCGCAAAAGGTGAAGGAAATTCAGCAAGTAAAAAATGGCCAACAGCAAAGGAAATTTTTGACCCACAGGGGCCTTTCCTTCCATTATGGAACAAGATATTTGTAATTGCATGTGTGATTGCAGTCTCATTGGATCCTTTGTTCTTTTACATCCCAAACATCAATGAGAAATACAAGTGCCTTGGTAAGGACAAGAAGTTGAGGACTGCAGCTCTTCTTCTCCGATCGCTCATGGACCTCACTTTCGTAACCCATATGGTACATCAGATTCGTGTCACGGCAAAAATCGTGGCCTCGGAGCAGGTATCAAGAAGAGGAAAGTCAGATTGGTTATGCAGAAGAAGAGAGTTGGTTAAGGCAATGCCCTGGTTTTCCATCCTAATTGACTTTCTTGCTGCTCTTCCAATCCCACAAGTAAGAGAGACGAAattatttgatatatatatatatatatgtatatgtaaattaattgattgattgttgctTAACACAAGAAGAAATGATCTTAGTCCAGTCCATTGTAATTATTTCTGTCATGCAGTTAGCAATAGGAGTTGTCTTTTTCAGAAGGAAAAGCTCTCAGTATTTTCGCAAAAGGAGGATTATGACCTTCCTTCTTCTCTTCCAATATCTGCCAAGGGTTTATCGAATATACCTAACGTATGAGGAACTTACAAGGATCAAAAGATGGGTTAGAGgtgcatttaatttttttctatacatCCTCGCTAGTCATGTAAGTTTCGTCTCCCTCATCATAACtcaattattttatgtttttttgccCTTGATGGAGTTGGATTATTTTTCTCCATTCAATTTTCCTATGTCATTCACtattttgcttgtttaattaggtacttGGAGGTTTTTGGTACTTCTTTTCGATCCAACGAGAGACGTCATGTTGGCATCATGCTTGTAAAAGAAGTACTGAAACTTTTTGTGTCACTAATTATCACTTTCATTGCGATGATTATAGTCTGGGAGACGACATTACCACTTCAAGTAAAGTCAAATTCCTAAATAAATTTTGCCCATTAGATCCACCGAACTCCtcaatatttgattttggaatATTTGTTGATGCCCTTAAGTCGGGGTCAACACCTTTTATGCAAAAGTTCTTTCACTCTTATTGGTGGGGCCTGCGAAATCTCAGGTTGGCATTATACAAATCAATCACAATGAACAAATTTTCAGTTATTCCGCAGTGATTTTATTCAGTTTTGTTCAACATAAAGAAACACCAACTATGCTCATtataagatttttcttttttataaaagacaTTCTAACCTTTCTATACAGGCTATGAGAATTAGGGCTTTTCATTCCGCATGCATTTTGATTAAGATGAATAGTTGGAGCTTGAGATAGGATAAATATTTCCCACTCGTTGCATTGCCTCATTTTCTCTCCTATTTTGATAAGTTAAATGATGAGAGAGATAGAAACGAGATAATGAAACGGAAATAGAGAAATTTTACTTGTGAAATAAGGAGAAAtagtataaaataataagtgaATAGCTAGTGCGTGAAATaggttattttgtttttactagTTTACCCTCATATAACAAATAGTGCTCTCTTTTCTCATTATGTGCTGTGTATATAGCCATTGAATAGTGGCTGACACATTTTTTTTGactctttaattaattgttcTCGTTGCAGTAACTTTGGGACGAATTTAGAAACAAGTAGTTACGTGTGGGAAAACTGCTTTGCAATTCTAATTTCTGTTATTGGCTTGCTACTCTTTTTGTATCTCATCGGAAATGTACAGGTTGGGAAACAATCTTCCTTCCTAGATCtattattaattgttttatttatttatttttgtttaataaattataatttaaagcCTAAGTCTCGAATTGTAATATAAGCTTGTTTGTGGTGGAACAGACGTATATACAGTTGGCAACTACAAAATCAGAGAACATATGCCAGAAGATGGCGATGAAAGACCTAGAGATTCAATTGTGGATGTCTAGAAATGGTCTTCCAGAGGATATGAAGACGGTGATTATGAAAAATGTCAAACAAAGACTGGAACAAGACAAAGATGCTGATGTAGAGAATATGTTCTCTATTCTCTCACAGAATAACAGGAAATCTATAAAGCGTTATCTCTGCATGGATACGTTGAAGAAAGTACGTAATATGTTCCAATACTCACCTCTCTATCTGgctatataattttattttacaaagtATATCTCATCCATGTAATAGATTTATCGGTGAATATTTATCGATACTATTACCTTAAAAGTGAGAAATATTAGTATTGTCTGCTCATTATTCAACATATGAACGATTTATATCACATGTACAATTTCTCCTACCTTAGAATTAAATATTTCTTATTGAATTAATATGTACATATGTATAGGTACCAATGCTTCAAAGTACTGATGAAAgggtgttgaaagtgatatGCAACTATCTGAAGCCAGTGATCTACTCGGAGAATAGCTACGTGATTCGAGCAGGAGAACCACTTGACTTGATGCTCTTCATCACACAAGGAATTATATGGACCTTTGCAGGTACTCACGTTGATGGTTCTGGAAAATTAAATAGTTCCTCTtcatcatcaacatcatcaatCACAAGGTGTCTTGAGAAAGGCGATTTTTATGGGGAAGAACTTCTTAGCCGAATTTCGACATACATCTCCTTTTCGGACCTTCCTATCTGCACCGAAAATGTGAAATGTCATACAAAAGTAGAAGCATTTGCTCTACTGGCCAAGGACTTGAAGACAGTAGTGACTGAATTTTGGTGGTATTTTCCCACTTTGAACAATTCAGAGTTAGAGGAGAAGTTGGCACTTTCTTCTGTTCGAGCAGTCCGTCGACGCAATCGAGAAAAGAAGGCTACAAGGTCTCCCAAGTTGGCTGCTGATCATC
Protein-coding regions in this window:
- the LOC18774627 gene encoding cyclic nucleotide-gated ion channel 1, coding for MKPDESFVNPNESFVNPDESFVNPDSFIQSTGKRPPAKGEGNSASKKWPTAKEIFDPQGPFLPLWNKIFVIACVIAVSLDPLFFYIPNINEKYKCLGKDKKLRTAALLLRSLMDLTFVTHMVHQIRVTAKIVASEQVSRRGKSDWLCRRRELVKAMPWFSILIDFLAALPIPQLAIGVVFFRRKSSQYFRKRRIMTFLLLFQYLPRVYRIYLTYEELTRIKRWVRGAFNFFLYILASHVLGGFWYFFSIQRETSCWHHACKRSTETFCVTNYHFHCDDYSLGDDITTSSKVKFLNKFCPLDPPNSSIFDFGIFVDALKSGSTPFMQKFFHSYWWGLRNLSNFGTNLETSSYVWENCFAILISVIGLLLFLYLIGNVQTYIQLATTKSENICQKMAMKDLEIQLWMSRNGLPEDMKTVIMKNVKQRLEQDKDADVENMFSILSQNNRKSIKRYLCMDTLKKVPMLQSTDERVLKVICNYLKPVIYSENSYVIRAGEPLDLMLFITQGIIWTFAGTHVDGSGKLNSSSSSSTSSITRCLEKGDFYGEELLSRISTYISFSDLPICTENVKCHTKVEAFALLAKDLKTVVTEFWWYFPTLNNSELEEKLALSSVRAVRRRNREKKATRSPKLAADHREQRLAYQRLHASC